One segment of Clostridium ljungdahlii DSM 13528 DNA contains the following:
- a CDS encoding 5-oxoprolinase subunit B family protein, with amino-acid sequence MSKYDVIIDTLPAKGDRIEILFRQAGDGFIQVEYGYEQRVELLDSFRILAVDAKVKKMNIKGLIETLPSLRANMIHFDPTIIFPQELIDKIKDAEESIAGVDDMVIDSRIITLPIAFEDSQTKKAVEMYLKQIRPDAPNCKDGYNLEYMALCNGCTVDDIKHMLLDTYWYNSGCGFWPGGGFFWPMDPRCKMIVPKYNPPRIWTPEGAVGIGGACLFTYTTATGGGYQLFGRTIPTFQLSMKHPQFKDGPFLYRPSGDRIKFVEVSEKEILDIYDHVHEKTDYVYDIQESEIVVKDYLEFLAKPEVVEGAKEFAKRQEQGSKIAPKL; translated from the coding sequence ATGAGCAAGTATGATGTTATTATTGATACTCTTCCTGCTAAAGGTGACAGAATTGAAATATTATTCCGTCAGGCAGGTGATGGCTTTATTCAAGTGGAATATGGTTATGAACAGAGGGTGGAACTGCTGGATTCCTTTAGAATTCTGGCAGTAGATGCAAAGGTTAAGAAAATGAATATCAAGGGATTAATTGAGACATTACCAAGTTTAAGAGCAAATATGATACATTTTGATCCTACCATTATTTTCCCACAAGAACTTATTGACAAAATCAAAGATGCAGAAGAATCTATTGCTGGTGTTGATGATATGGTAATTGATTCAAGAATCATTACGCTGCCAATTGCTTTCGAGGACAGTCAAACTAAAAAGGCAGTTGAAATGTATTTAAAACAAATTCGTCCTGATGCACCAAACTGCAAGGATGGATATAATCTTGAATACATGGCTCTATGCAATGGATGCACTGTAGATGATATTAAACATATGTTATTAGATACTTATTGGTATAACAGCGGGTGCGGTTTCTGGCCGGGTGGAGGCTTTTTCTGGCCAATGGATCCAAGGTGCAAAATGATTGTACCAAAATACAATCCTCCGCGTATATGGACTCCAGAAGGAGCAGTTGGTATTGGTGGAGCTTGCCTATTTACTTATACTACAGCAACTGGTGGTGGATATCAATTATTTGGACGTACTATTCCTACATTCCAGTTATCAATGAAACATCCACAGTTTAAAGACGGACCATTTTTATATCGTCCATCAGGGGATCGCATAAAATTCGTAGAAGTTTCAGAAAAAGAAATATTAGATATATATGATCATGTTCATGAAAAAACAGATTATGTATATGATATCCAGGAAAGTGAGATTGTTGTTAAGGATTATCTGGAATTCCTTGCAAAACCAGAGGTTGTTGAAGGTGCCAAAGAATTTGCGAAGCGCCAGGAACAAGGATCCAAAATAGCACCTAAGCTCTAA
- a CDS encoding PucR family transcriptional regulator, with product MSYLLSEFYSSSKEIYKIRLMAGEKGLINDITWVYLAEDIENADFLRGNELVITTGLSAGTKISWLYELIRELIYRKCSGLLINTDKYILVKNISREVIELCNSENFPLFIMPWEIHISDIMQDYCNKIFMDKYLENTLSKLFYNIIFDSQNVKNYIPLLNSNGYPTESSYYAAKITNISSPLKLQNCINLLSIKYHIFLKNNYYILILKECPKKLLNNLMKNYFEIVDNEITSNSSILRPQIGIGEKVSSLSKLYFSYSTASYALKVAKASNKDCVYFDDLGIFRILSSVSNKELLQNIYFEMLDPIIDYDRKNNTQLLKTLKVYLDFDGSIQETANFLYNHRNTINYRMKKIHDLLKKDLTSTEDKFNLRMAFYIKEYMRL from the coding sequence ATGAGTTATCTTTTATCTGAATTTTATTCATCTTCAAAAGAAATATATAAGATCAGGTTAATGGCAGGGGAAAAAGGTCTCATAAATGATATAACATGGGTATACCTTGCTGAAGATATAGAAAATGCAGATTTTCTAAGAGGAAATGAATTAGTTATTACTACTGGTTTATCAGCTGGGACAAAAATAAGCTGGCTTTATGAATTAATTAGAGAATTAATTTACCGAAAATGCAGTGGTTTGTTAATAAATACTGATAAATATATTCTTGTTAAGAATATTTCCAGAGAAGTTATTGAACTGTGTAATTCAGAAAATTTTCCTCTTTTTATAATGCCTTGGGAAATACATATTTCTGATATTATGCAGGATTACTGTAATAAGATATTTATGGATAAATACCTGGAAAATACTTTATCTAAGTTGTTTTATAATATAATATTCGATTCTCAAAATGTTAAAAATTATATTCCTCTTTTAAATTCAAATGGTTATCCTACAGAATCTTCTTATTATGCAGCTAAAATAACTAATATTAGTTCACCGCTGAAATTACAAAATTGTATTAATCTCTTGTCAATAAAATATCACATATTTTTAAAAAATAACTATTATATTTTGATTCTGAAGGAATGCCCAAAAAAATTGCTAAATAATCTTATGAAAAACTATTTTGAAATAGTTGATAATGAAATAACTTCAAACTCATCAATATTAAGACCCCAAATAGGAATAGGCGAAAAAGTTTCTTCATTATCAAAACTTTATTTTAGCTACTCTACTGCTTCCTATGCTTTGAAAGTAGCTAAAGCTTCGAATAAGGACTGTGTGTATTTTGATGACCTTGGTATATTTCGAATACTGAGTTCCGTATCTAACAAAGAATTACTACAAAATATCTATTTTGAGATGCTTGATCCCATAATAGATTATGACAGGAAGAATAACACCCAACTGCTAAAAACTTTGAAAGTATATTTGGATTTTGATGGCAGCATTCAGGAAACTGCAAATTTCCTATATAACCATCGCAATACCATCAATTACCGCATGAAGAAAATACATGACCTGTTAAAAAAAGATTTAACCTCAACGGAGGATAAATTTAATTTAAGGATGGCCTTTTATATTAAAGAATATATGAGATTGTAA
- a CDS encoding aspartate aminotransferase family protein → MLKEQLPKIITDKVPGPKAEEVIRRREDAVPSAIKCVYPVVIKRAEGAVIEDVDENYFLDWTGGVGVLNVGFSHPEVVEAVKEQSEKYFHGMFNIVTHEGYVKLAEKMNSIVPVKGNKKKTFFANSGAEADENAVKIAKAFTNRPNIVVFSGAFHGRTVMTMAMTSKKSYAYGMGPFPDGVYRAEFPYLYRSPEGMPESETINYYIESIKKVFDQASPPEYVAAIVVEPLQGEGGFIPAPIEWVKAVRTICDKYGILLVADEVQCGFCRTGKMFASEYWKEAGAAPDIIATAKSIAAGMPLSAITAREEIMEAVRPGTIGGTFCGNAVACAAALKVIEIMERDHLADRSMEIGKKVMKRYMEWKEKYEIVGDVRGLGGMVGIEFVKNKEKKDPNPEIVSAVIQEAAQNGLMIENSGVYGNVIRFLAPLVITDKQLEAGLDIFEKAISKCMQK, encoded by the coding sequence ATGTTGAAGGAACAATTACCTAAAATAATAACTGATAAAGTCCCTGGACCGAAAGCAGAAGAAGTAATACGAAGAAGAGAAGATGCAGTACCCTCTGCAATTAAATGTGTATATCCTGTTGTAATAAAAAGGGCAGAAGGTGCGGTGATTGAGGATGTTGATGAAAATTATTTTCTTGACTGGACTGGTGGTGTAGGCGTACTAAACGTTGGATTTTCCCATCCAGAAGTGGTTGAAGCTGTGAAAGAACAGTCAGAGAAGTATTTCCATGGTATGTTTAATATTGTTACACACGAAGGATATGTTAAGCTGGCAGAGAAAATGAACTCCATTGTTCCTGTAAAGGGAAATAAGAAAAAAACGTTTTTCGCAAATAGTGGAGCAGAGGCTGATGAAAATGCAGTAAAAATAGCAAAAGCTTTTACAAATAGACCCAATATAGTTGTATTTTCAGGGGCATTTCATGGACGTACAGTTATGACCATGGCAATGACATCGAAAAAATCTTATGCCTATGGAATGGGACCTTTTCCAGATGGTGTATACCGTGCAGAATTTCCGTATTTATATAGAAGTCCTGAAGGAATGCCAGAGAGTGAAACCATTAATTATTATATAGAAAGTATTAAAAAAGTATTTGATCAAGCTTCACCACCGGAGTACGTAGCAGCTATAGTAGTAGAACCACTTCAGGGTGAAGGCGGATTTATTCCAGCTCCCATTGAATGGGTTAAAGCAGTAAGAACTATTTGTGATAAATATGGTATATTGCTTGTTGCAGATGAGGTACAATGTGGGTTCTGCCGTACAGGTAAAATGTTTGCTTCTGAATATTGGAAGGAAGCAGGAGCAGCTCCAGATATAATAGCAACTGCAAAATCTATTGCAGCTGGTATGCCATTAAGCGCAATAACAGCAAGGGAAGAGATTATGGAGGCAGTAAGACCCGGAACAATTGGAGGAACCTTCTGTGGAAATGCAGTAGCATGTGCAGCAGCATTAAAAGTGATAGAAATTATGGAAAGAGATCATTTGGCTGACCGTTCTATGGAAATAGGTAAGAAAGTAATGAAACGCTATATGGAATGGAAAGAAAAATATGAGATTGTTGGAGATGTAAGAGGACTCGGCGGAATGGTTGGAATAGAATTTGTAAAAAACAAAGAAAAGAAAGATCCAAATCCTGAAATTGTATCAGCAGTTATTCAAGAAGCAGCCCAAAATGGACTTATGATTGAGAACTCGGGTGTTTATGGAAATGTTATCCGCTTTTTAGCACCACTTGTAATTACAGATAAGCAGCTTGAAGCAGGATTAGATATTTTTGAAAAAGCAATTTCTAAGTGTATGCAAAAGTAA
- a CDS encoding DUF1097 domain-containing protein, with product MKKIEALDVSVAVLAAVSCLFMYIKVPVWALFIGWAWYFTLGATPDLIAKGIPPMITGSVLAILAFVLINIFTGFMPAMAATIVSVFITVFLLMISLKISALNISLMSFNAYSCMFIGYGAGAYMTIKGMPALLNAAIWITGANFIGLIFGWMSIKFTTFKKN from the coding sequence ATGAAAAAAATTGAAGCATTAGATGTATCGGTAGCAGTTCTAGCAGCAGTATCATGTCTTTTTATGTATATAAAAGTTCCTGTTTGGGCTTTGTTTATAGGCTGGGCATGGTACTTTACTTTAGGGGCAACTCCAGACCTTATTGCAAAGGGAATACCACCGATGATTACAGGATCAGTACTTGCAATTTTAGCATTTGTCCTTATCAATATATTTACGGGATTTATGCCAGCTATGGCAGCTACCATAGTTTCAGTTTTTATTACAGTATTTTTGTTAATGATATCACTAAAAATATCTGCATTGAATATTTCTCTTATGTCTTTTAATGCTTATTCATGTATGTTCATAGGTTATGGTGCAGGAGCGTATATGACAATTAAAGGAATGCCTGCTCTGCTTAATGCAGCAATTTGGATTACAGGAGCAAATTTCATCGGATTGATTTTTGGGTGGATGAGTATTAAATTTACAACATTTAAAAAGAATTAA
- a CDS encoding biotin-dependent carboxyltransferase family protein, whose protein sequence is MIKVINGGIEVLVEDWPGRLGYMGLGMAAAGAMDNLALQLGNLILENKKGDAALEIAGGYCQLEIVEDGVIAITGSDMSPTINESVVPMWKAIAVKAGDILKFSHFGQAGFRAYVCIAGGIDVPEYLGIKSTCLFGSYGGFEGRKLAKDDVIKVNKKDVSGIVGKKLNPKYIPEYVNEWELRTIPGPNSVPDYVTESGMDYLFSTPMKISHNANRAAYRLQEVPDYFWAREDGGKGGSHPSNIVDHGYNMRGAVNVTGNTPSLLIADGPTLGGFVCVANVINVDLWKIGQGIPARDKVKLKLVTVEDAIKARKEREAMFESVDLVIG, encoded by the coding sequence ATGATTAAAGTTATAAACGGTGGAATTGAAGTTTTGGTAGAAGATTGGCCAGGAAGACTTGGATACATGGGACTTGGAATGGCTGCCGCAGGTGCAATGGACAACCTTGCATTACAGCTTGGAAACTTAATTTTAGAAAATAAAAAAGGTGACGCAGCTCTAGAAATTGCTGGTGGTTATTGCCAGCTTGAAATTGTAGAAGACGGAGTTATTGCAATAACAGGAAGTGACATGAGCCCTACAATTAATGAAAGTGTTGTACCAATGTGGAAGGCAATTGCAGTTAAAGCAGGTGATATACTTAAATTTTCACACTTTGGACAAGCTGGTTTCAGAGCTTATGTGTGTATAGCAGGAGGAATTGATGTGCCAGAATATCTTGGAATCAAATCAACTTGTCTTTTTGGAAGCTATGGTGGTTTTGAAGGGCGCAAGCTTGCAAAAGATGATGTTATAAAGGTGAATAAAAAAGATGTTTCAGGAATTGTTGGTAAAAAATTAAATCCTAAGTATATACCTGAATACGTGAATGAATGGGAATTAAGAACTATTCCAGGACCTAATTCAGTACCTGACTACGTAACGGAAAGTGGAATGGATTATTTGTTTAGTACGCCAATGAAAATCTCACATAATGCAAACAGAGCTGCTTATCGTTTGCAGGAAGTACCAGATTATTTTTGGGCACGTGAGGATGGTGGAAAAGGCGGAAGCCATCCTTCAAATATTGTTGATCATGGTTACAATATGCGTGGTGCAGTTAATGTAACTGGAAATACCCCTTCTCTGCTTATAGCAGATGGGCCTACATTAGGTGGTTTTGTATGTGTTGCAAATGTTATTAATGTAGATCTGTGGAAAATTGGCCAGGGGATACCTGCAAGAGATAAAGTAAAACTTAAGCTGGTTACTGTAGAAGATGCAATAAAAGCACGTAAAGAAAGAGAAGCAATGTTTGAATCAGTTGATTTAGTAATTGGTTAA
- the ilvB gene encoding biosynthetic-type acetolactate synthase large subunit, protein MKAAEAVIQCLKKENVNMVFGYPGAAVVPIYEALRKSDVKHILVRQEQAAGHSASGYARSTGEVGVCIVTSGPGATNLITAIAAAYMDSIPLVVITGQVKSTLIGRDVFQELDITGATESFTKYNFLERDAKSIPKTIKEAFYIAETGRKGPVLVDIPMDIMEEDIDFEYPESVNIRGYKPTVKGHSGQIKKIIDRIKVSKRPLICAGGGVILANAQKELEQFVKKSHIPVVHTLMGKGCINENSDYYVGLIGTHGFAYANKVVQNADVLILIGARASDRTVSGVKSFAKDADIIHIDIDPAEIGKILNTYIPVVGDCGSVLSDLNKEIVAPQTEKWMEEIKNWKKDLYIERKPTDKVNPKYVLKTVSDTLGEEVILTADVGQNQLWCARNFRMTGNRKFLTSGGLGTMGYSLPAAIGAKIACPDKQVIAFAGDGGFQMSLFELGTIAENNLNIIIVLFNNSGLGMVREIQDNKYSGEFGVNFRTNPDFVKLAEAYGLKAKRVENDSEFNGVFREALDSSKAFLIECIVDPHERTF, encoded by the coding sequence ATGAAAGCTGCTGAAGCAGTTATCCAATGTTTAAAAAAAGAAAATGTAAATATGGTATTTGGGTATCCTGGTGCTGCAGTGGTTCCTATATATGAAGCTTTGAGAAAATCAGATGTGAAGCATATATTAGTAAGACAGGAACAAGCTGCAGGACACTCTGCTAGTGGATATGCTAGGTCAACTGGAGAAGTTGGAGTCTGTATAGTTACATCAGGACCTGGCGCAACTAATCTAATTACTGCCATTGCTGCTGCATATATGGATTCCATTCCTCTTGTTGTTATTACGGGTCAGGTTAAGTCTACATTAATCGGAAGGGATGTATTCCAAGAATTAGATATCACAGGTGCTACAGAATCTTTTACAAAATATAATTTTCTTGAAAGAGATGCTAAATCTATACCTAAGACTATAAAGGAAGCATTTTATATAGCTGAAACTGGTAGAAAAGGCCCTGTGCTTGTAGATATACCTATGGATATAATGGAAGAAGATATTGATTTTGAATATCCTGAAAGTGTAAATATAAGAGGATACAAACCTACTGTTAAAGGACACTCTGGGCAAATAAAGAAAATAATAGATAGAATCAAAGTTAGCAAGAGACCTCTTATTTGTGCAGGTGGCGGAGTTATACTGGCAAATGCACAAAAAGAACTGGAGCAATTTGTTAAAAAATCACATATACCTGTTGTTCATACTCTTATGGGAAAAGGATGTATAAATGAAAATAGTGATTATTATGTAGGTTTAATAGGTACTCATGGCTTTGCTTATGCCAATAAAGTTGTACAAAATGCAGATGTACTAATACTTATTGGAGCTAGAGCTTCAGATAGAACTGTCAGTGGAGTAAAAAGTTTTGCAAAGGATGCAGATATAATTCATATAGATATCGATCCTGCTGAAATAGGTAAAATTCTGAACACTTATATTCCAGTGGTTGGTGATTGTGGAAGTGTTTTATCGGATTTAAATAAAGAAATAGTAGCTCCACAGACAGAAAAATGGATGGAAGAAATTAAAAATTGGAAAAAAGATTTGTATATAGAAAGAAAGCCTACAGATAAAGTTAATCCCAAATATGTGTTAAAAACTGTTTCTGATACATTAGGAGAAGAGGTTATTTTGACAGCAGATGTAGGACAAAATCAGTTGTGGTGTGCCCGTAATTTTAGGATGACAGGGAATAGAAAGTTTTTAACTTCTGGAGGCCTCGGAACTATGGGATATTCTCTCCCAGCAGCTATTGGTGCTAAAATTGCATGTCCTGATAAGCAAGTTATAGCTTTTGCAGGTGATGGTGGATTTCAAATGAGTCTTTTTGAACTTGGAACTATTGCCGAAAATAATCTAAACATTATTATAGTTTTGTTTAACAACTCAGGACTGGGTATGGTTAGGGAGATACAAGACAATAAATATTCTGGTGAATTTGGAGTAAATTTTAGGACCAATCCAGATTTTGTAAAACTTGCAGAAGCCTATGGATTAAAAGCTAAGAGAGTAGAAAATGATTCTGAATTTAACGGAGTTTTTAGAGAAGCATTAGATTCAAGCAAGGCATTTTTAATAGAGTGCATTGTAGATCCTCATGAGAGAACTTTTTAG
- a CDS encoding acetyl-CoA carboxylase biotin carboxyl carrier protein subunit, whose amino-acid sequence MEYTLKAHMPGLVARVVVNVGDKVEEGQELAVINCMKTEMSCQTEKAGVVKKVLVAEWDEMDIGSPMIILEV is encoded by the coding sequence ATGGAATATACATTAAAAGCACATATGCCTGGGCTTGTAGCTCGAGTAGTAGTAAATGTTGGTGACAAGGTTGAAGAAGGACAGGAGCTTGCAGTTATTAACTGTATGAAAACAGAAATGAGCTGCCAGACAGAAAAAGCAGGTGTAGTAAAGAAAGTTCTTGTTGCTGAATGGGATGAAATGGATATAGGATCTCCTATGATTATTTTAGAAGTTTAA
- a CDS encoding 5-oxoprolinase subunit PxpA, with amino-acid sequence MKIDINVDMGESFGRYVLGDDEALMPYVTSANIATCFHAGDPLVLERTIKWAKKYGVAIGAHIGLPDRQGFGRRQMDISVEELRSDMLYQLGAMDAFLKLQGLKMQHVKPHGILYRMVGEQEKYIDTFLNTIEEYNKDLYIMLHTGCEALKRAEKRGLKTAPEVLIDLGYDENGNWMLERVKKARSPEEVADRAVKVAKEGKIDTIDGKLIDVNGCTVCIHGDSPNATMVATAVRESLENSGVTVTNLNGYFGQT; translated from the coding sequence ATGAAGATAGATATTAATGTTGATATGGGTGAAAGCTTCGGACGTTATGTTCTTGGAGACGATGAAGCACTTATGCCTTATGTAACATCTGCAAATATTGCAACATGCTTTCATGCCGGCGATCCACTTGTTTTGGAACGTACCATAAAATGGGCAAAAAAGTATGGAGTAGCAATAGGTGCACATATAGGTCTTCCTGATAGGCAAGGATTTGGAAGAAGACAGATGGATATTTCAGTTGAAGAACTTAGATCCGATATGTTATATCAGTTAGGAGCAATGGATGCATTTTTAAAATTGCAGGGCCTTAAAATGCAACATGTAAAGCCTCATGGAATATTATACCGAATGGTTGGTGAGCAGGAGAAATATATTGATACTTTTCTCAATACTATTGAGGAATATAATAAGGATCTTTATATTATGCTTCATACAGGATGCGAGGCTTTAAAACGTGCAGAAAAGAGAGGCTTGAAGACAGCACCAGAGGTATTGATTGACCTTGGCTATGATGAAAATGGAAACTGGATGCTTGAAAGAGTAAAGAAAGCACGTTCTCCAGAGGAAGTAGCTGATAGGGCAGTTAAGGTTGCAAAAGAAGGAAAAATTGATACAATTGATGGAAAACTAATTGATGTTAATGGATGCACAGTATGTATTCATGGTGATTCACCTAATGCTACTATGGTGGCAACTGCGGTGAGGGAATCATTAGAAAACAGTGGTGTAACAGTTACAAACCTGAATGGATACTTTGGACAAACATAG
- a CDS encoding cytidylate kinase family protein, translated as MIKKILIANRGEIVNRIIHTCNKLKIETVVVYSDADKNADYINKAAESYNIGLSAPVKSYLNIDALVDVIKKSGADAVHPGYGFLSEAASFANAVAAAGAKWIGPDPSILENIESKCYCRIIANKLGVPVTPGTIKPISSVKEIYDTAEKVGLPILLKLDKGGGGKGIEKITYFESEKVTQAIFESMQRIGNMAFASGDIYIEKAVLSPRHIEVQFIADDYGNVVCLGERECSIQRRYQKIIEESPSAVVTEEDRKKLYSYTQKIIKEMKYSGAGTIEYLRGADGNYYFMEINARLQVEHPVSEYVVNIDLVENQIRVANGEKLPFKQEDIRLKGHSIECRIYAEDPKTFKPSPGTITSLSFPDTSDGTVRIEHAIHEGYKISPFYDPMLCKLVVWEKDRNTCIANMIKALKDFKLEGVSTTINTDIAIMRNKNFVSGNFTTAFLENEKVNIGLENYVITISRQFGSLGRPIAKKMAELLGVEYYDRDIVEEAAKKMNLPVSTIDSGEEIDKNEYKKMKFPLGTSSEKTQEEIFEAQKKIICDLADKSSCIFVGRCSDYILRNHSNHFSIFIYAPYEIRKENCINILHIKPDEADKLIKEVDEARQLYSLSYAKSYSDNVLYKDILINSSLFGGVDDTAKVLVNMIRKKFNLA; from the coding sequence ATGATAAAAAAGATTTTAATTGCAAATCGCGGTGAAATTGTAAACAGAATTATTCATACATGTAATAAACTTAAAATTGAAACTGTTGTTGTATACTCAGATGCTGATAAAAATGCTGATTACATTAACAAAGCTGCAGAAAGCTATAATATTGGTCTCTCTGCACCTGTTAAAAGTTACTTAAATATTGATGCACTTGTAGATGTTATTAAGAAATCAGGGGCAGATGCCGTACATCCCGGATATGGATTTTTATCAGAGGCAGCATCATTTGCTAATGCAGTTGCTGCTGCAGGTGCAAAATGGATCGGACCTGACCCTTCAATTTTAGAAAACATCGAATCCAAATGTTATTGTCGTATTATTGCTAATAAATTAGGGGTTCCGGTTACGCCAGGAACAATTAAGCCGATTTCCAGTGTAAAAGAAATTTATGATACTGCAGAAAAAGTTGGATTACCTATTTTACTTAAACTGGACAAAGGAGGAGGAGGTAAAGGAATAGAAAAAATTACTTATTTTGAATCTGAAAAAGTTACACAGGCTATTTTTGAAAGTATGCAGAGAATAGGAAATATGGCATTTGCAAGTGGAGATATTTACATTGAAAAAGCAGTTCTATCTCCAAGACACATAGAAGTACAGTTTATAGCAGATGACTATGGAAATGTAGTCTGCTTGGGAGAAAGAGAATGTTCTATTCAGAGAAGATATCAGAAAATTATTGAAGAATCACCGTCAGCTGTAGTTACTGAAGAAGACAGAAAGAAACTTTATTCATATACACAAAAGATTATTAAGGAGATGAAATATTCTGGAGCAGGTACCATTGAATATTTGAGAGGTGCTGATGGAAACTATTATTTTATGGAAATAAATGCAAGGCTTCAAGTAGAACATCCAGTATCCGAATATGTTGTAAATATAGATTTAGTAGAAAATCAAATTCGTGTTGCAAACGGAGAAAAATTACCATTTAAGCAGGAAGATATTAGACTAAAAGGCCACAGCATTGAATGCCGTATTTATGCAGAAGATCCCAAAACATTTAAACCTTCGCCGGGTACAATTACAAGTTTATCATTTCCTGATACCTCAGATGGAACTGTTCGTATAGAGCATGCTATTCACGAAGGATACAAAATTTCTCCATTTTACGATCCTATGCTCTGTAAACTTGTGGTTTGGGAAAAAGATAGAAATACCTGCATTGCCAATATGATAAAAGCATTGAAAGACTTTAAGCTAGAAGGAGTTTCTACAACCATAAATACTGATATTGCAATAATGCGAAATAAAAACTTTGTCTCCGGCAACTTTACCACAGCTTTTTTAGAAAATGAAAAGGTAAATATCGGATTAGAGAATTATGTAATAACTATTTCCCGTCAATTCGGGAGTCTGGGACGTCCCATTGCTAAAAAAATGGCTGAATTGTTAGGCGTTGAATATTACGACAGGGATATCGTTGAAGAAGCTGCAAAAAAGATGAATTTGCCTGTATCTACTATTGACAGTGGAGAAGAAATAGATAAAAATGAATACAAAAAAATGAAATTTCCACTAGGAACTAGTTCAGAAAAGACACAAGAAGAAATATTTGAAGCCCAAAAGAAAATCATCTGTGATCTGGCAGATAAATCATCCTGTATATTTGTAGGAAGGTGTTCTGACTATATTTTAAGAAACCATTCAAATCATTTCAGCATATTTATCTATGCTCCCTATGAGATACGAAAGGAAAATTGTATCAATATACTTCATATAAAGCCAGATGAAGCTGATAAGTTGATTAAAGAAGTTGATGAAGCGCGTCAGCTATACAGCCTAAGTTATGCAAAGTCATACAGTGATAATGTACTTTACAAAGACATCTTAATTAACAGCAGCCTGTTCGGCGGAGTTGATGATACAGCAAAAGTATTAGTTAATATGATTAGAAAGAAATTTAATCTTGCTTAG
- the ilvN gene encoding acetolactate synthase small subunit, translating into MSVLVENHSGVLSKVAGLFSRRGYNIHSLTVGVTGDPEISRMTIVSIGDDYMFEQISKQLNKLIEVIKVIELNPDASVYRELSLIKVSAESNNKLLIMESVNTFRGKIVDMNEKSMIIEITGNEKKISAFIELMKPYGIKEIIRTGLTALQRGSKLED; encoded by the coding sequence ATGTCAGTATTAGTGGAAAATCATTCAGGTGTTTTAAGTAAAGTAGCCGGACTTTTTAGTAGAAGGGGATATAATATTCACAGTCTTACTGTAGGAGTTACAGGAGATCCTGAAATATCACGAATGACTATTGTATCCATTGGAGACGACTATATGTTTGAGCAGATAAGTAAGCAGCTGAATAAATTGATTGAAGTTATAAAAGTAATAGAATTAAACCCCGATGCATCTGTTTATAGGGAGTTATCTCTTATAAAAGTTTCTGCAGAATCCAATAATAAATTGCTAATTATGGAAAGTGTAAATACTTTTAGAGGTAAAATAGTAGATATGAATGAAAAAAGTATGATAATTGAAATAACCGGAAATGAAAAGAAGATATCTGCTTTTATTGAACTAATGAAGCCTTATGGAATAAAGGAAATTATACGTACTGGACTTACTGCACTTCAAAGAGGAAGTAAGCTGGAAGATTAA